In Gopherus flavomarginatus isolate rGopFla2 chromosome 1, rGopFla2.mat.asm, whole genome shotgun sequence, a single genomic region encodes these proteins:
- the GJA3 gene encoding gap junction alpha-3 protein, whose product MGDWSFLGRLLENAQEHSTVIGKVWLTVLFIFRILVLGAAAEEVWGDEQSDFTCNTQQPGCENVCYDKAFPISHIRFWVLQIIFVSTPTLIYLGHVLHIVRMEEKKKEEELKKKGSSRDSNHQGGAAAAGGQGDSNNSSTNKEPPPKKEKPAIRDERGKIRISGALLRTYVFNIIFKTLFEIGFIVGQYFLYGFELKPLYRCSRWPCPNIVDCFISRPTEKTIFIIFMLVVACVSLLLNMLEMYHLGWRKLKQGVTNQYHSDPIPIAPATIARDSKPVTLPLPSPAVIPSVTSALPDSRAITPLLSSWTVPPYYAEATARAQPATTTSLAGYPRDPSFSEERHNTAIPIPTSTPIPTLSPIPTPMQAITPYFNGSSQALAVKQNWTNLAVEQQKKPPASSSAASSPPSSIRQQSPKQELASEQPLPSPPLLPPVAAVNSSSSTSLSRGSSSKWDVEGEEEATKEWPVSAACTTVEMHEPPLLIDTRRLSRASKSSSSRARSDDLAV is encoded by the coding sequence ATGGGTGACTGGAGCTTTCTGGGGAGACTATTAGAGAATGCACAAGAGCACTCCACGGTTATTGGCAAAGTTTGGCTGACGGTACTGTTTATCTTCAGGATACTGgtgctgggggctgctgctgaggAAGTTTGGGGAGATGAACAATCGGACTTTACATGCAACACACAGCAACCTGGTTGTGAAAATGTCTGCTATGACAAAGCCTTCCCCATTTCCCACATCCGCTTCTGGGTGCTGCAGATCATCTTTGTCTCTACGCCAACCCTCATCTACCTGGGCCATGTGCTGCACATTGTGCGCAtggaggagaagaagaaagaggaagagttAAAAAAGAAGGGAAGCAGCAGGGACAGCAACCACcaggggggagcagcagcagcaggtggccAAGGGGatagcaacaacagcagcaccaATAAGGAGCCACCCCCAAAGAAGGAGAAGCCAGCAATCCGTGATGAGCGGGGTAAAATACGCATCAGTGGTGCCTTGCTCCGCACCTATGTCTTCAATATCATTTTCAAAACTCTGTTTGAGATAGGCTTCATTGTGGGCCAGTATTTCCTGTATGGCTTTGAGCTGAAGCCACTCTACCGTTGCAGCCGTTGGCCTTGCCCGAACATTGTGGACTGCTTCATTTCACGGCCCACTGAGAAGACCATTTTCATCATCTTCATGCTGGTGGTGGCATGTGTCTCGCTGCTGCTCAACATGCTTGAGATGTACCACCTTGGATGGAGGAAGCTTAAGCAAGGTGTGACCAACCAATACCACTCTGATCCAATCCCCATTGCACCAGCTACCATTGCAAGGGACTCCAAACCTGTTACTCTGCCTCTGCCATCTCCAGCAGTGATCCCTAGTGTCACGTCTGCTCTCCCGGATTCCCGTGCCATCACTCCACTGCTCTCTTCATGGACTGTGCCACCTTACTATGCTGAAGCCACTGCTAGGGCACAACCAGCCACCACAACTTCCCTGGCTGGCTACCCCAGGGATCCTTCATTCTCTGAGGAGCGACACAATACTGCCATTCCCATTCCAACCTCCACTCCAATCCCAACTCTATCCCCTATCCCAACACCTATGCAAGCCATCACCCCTTACTTCAATGGCAGCAGCCAGGCCTTAGCTGTCAAGCAGAACTGGACCAATCTGGCAGTCGAGCAGCAGAAGAAGCCGCCAGCCTCCAGctcagctgcctcctctccccctaGCAGCATCAGACAACAATCTCCAAAGCAAGAGTTGGCCAGTGAGCAACCACTGCCATCACCACCTCTTTTGCCACCTGTAGCAGCAgtcaatagcagcagcagcaccagcctgagcagaggaagcagcagcaagtGGGATGTAGAAGGTGAAGAGGAGGCCACGAAGGAGTGGCCAGTGTCAGCTGCCTGCACTACAGTAGAAATGCATGAGCCGCCTCTGCTCATAGACACACGGCGCTTAAGCAGGGCTAGTAAGTCAAGCAGCAGTAGAGCCAGGTCAGATGACTTAGCTGTGTAG